In Kiritimatiellia bacterium, one genomic interval encodes:
- the proS gene encoding proline--tRNA ligase: MKEQKMKNKNAVSPAREENYPEWYQQVIKAADLAELSPVRGCMVIKPWGYSLWENIQRILDGMFKDTGHVNAYFPLFIPLSFLQKEAEHVEGFAKECAVVTHHRLEAGPDGKLAPAGPLEEPLVVRPTSETIIGAMFAKWVQSYRDLPLLVNQWANIVRWEMRTRIFLRTTEFLWQEGHTAHAAEAEAKAETDRMLKVYRDFAEQYMAMPVIMGEKTAAERFPGAVATYSIEAMMQDRKALQSGTSHFLGQNFSKAAGIKFLDQGGNEVYAWTTSWGVSTRLIGGLIMTHADDDGLVLPPRLAPAQVVILPIAHKEETRGAVLEYCRRVAQELKAVSYHGRPLAVEIDEREGRGGEKVWNWIKKGIPVRIEIGPRDMAADSAALARRDRPHKEIRIIKRAELAGSIAGILDEIQDALLGRARALREQNTRKIDSRDEFYSFFTPKNQEQPEIHGGFALSHWSGDADVEEKVKKDLGVTIRCIPFDSPPEEGKCVISSRPSKRRVLFAKAY; the protein is encoded by the coding sequence ATGAAAGAGCAGAAGATGAAGAATAAAAACGCCGTCTCGCCCGCGCGGGAGGAAAATTATCCGGAATGGTACCAGCAGGTCATCAAGGCCGCCGACCTGGCGGAGCTTTCGCCGGTGCGCGGCTGCATGGTGATTAAGCCCTGGGGGTACAGCCTCTGGGAAAATATCCAGCGTATTCTGGACGGCATGTTCAAGGACACCGGGCACGTCAACGCTTATTTCCCGCTCTTTATCCCGCTCAGTTTTCTTCAGAAGGAAGCCGAACATGTGGAGGGATTCGCCAAGGAATGCGCGGTCGTTACCCATCACCGGCTGGAGGCGGGGCCGGACGGCAAGCTTGCGCCCGCCGGGCCGCTGGAAGAACCGCTCGTGGTGCGTCCCACCTCGGAAACCATCATCGGTGCCATGTTCGCCAAATGGGTCCAGTCCTACCGCGACCTGCCGCTCCTGGTCAATCAGTGGGCCAATATCGTCCGGTGGGAAATGCGCACCCGCATTTTTCTCAGAACCACCGAGTTTCTCTGGCAGGAAGGTCATACCGCCCACGCCGCCGAGGCCGAGGCCAAAGCCGAAACCGACCGGATGCTGAAAGTTTACCGGGACTTTGCGGAGCAATACATGGCCATGCCCGTTATCATGGGCGAAAAAACGGCCGCGGAAAGATTCCCCGGAGCGGTGGCCACTTACAGCATTGAAGCCATGATGCAGGACCGCAAGGCGCTGCAGTCGGGCACTTCGCATTTCCTGGGGCAGAATTTTTCAAAAGCCGCCGGCATTAAATTTCTGGATCAGGGAGGAAACGAAGTTTATGCCTGGACCACTTCCTGGGGCGTTTCAACCCGCCTGATCGGCGGTCTCATTATGACCCATGCCGACGACGACGGCCTTGTCCTCCCGCCGCGCCTCGCCCCGGCGCAGGTTGTCATCCTGCCGATTGCTCACAAGGAGGAAACCCGCGGCGCGGTACTTGAGTATTGCCGGCGCGTCGCGCAGGAACTGAAGGCGGTTTCGTATCACGGCCGGCCGCTGGCGGTTGAGATTGATGAAAGGGAGGGGCGGGGCGGCGAAAAGGTGTGGAACTGGATCAAGAAGGGAATCCCGGTCCGGATTGAAATCGGGCCGCGTGACATGGCGGCCGACTCGGCCGCGCTGGCCCGCCGCGACCGGCCGCACAAGGAAATCAGGATCATCAAGCGCGCGGAGCTGGCCGGATCTATAGCCGGCATTCTTGATGAAATCCAGGATGCCTTATTAGGCCGCGCACGCGCGTTGCGCGAGCAAAACACGCGCAAAATTGATTCCCGGGATGAATTTTATTCGTTCTTTACGCCCAAAAACCAGGAGCAGCCGGAAATCCACGGCGGTTTCGCCCTTTCCCATTGGAGCGGGGATGCCGATGTTGAGGAAAAAGTCAAAAAGGACCTCGGCGTAACCATCCGGTGCATTCCTTTTGATTCCCCGCCCGAGGAGGGGAAGTGCGTGATCAGCAGCCGCCCCAGCAAACGAAGAGTTCTTTTTGCAAAGGCCTATTGA
- the secA gene encoding preprotein translocase subunit SecA (functions in protein export; can interact with acidic membrane phospholipids and the SecYEG protein complex; binds to preproteins; binds to ATP and undergoes a conformational change to promote membrane insertion of SecA/bound preprotein; ATP hydrolysis appears to drive release of the preprotein from SecA and deinsertion of SecA from the membrane; additional proteins SecD/F/YajC aid SecA recycling; exists in an equilibrium between monomers and dimers; may possibly form higher order oligomers; in some organisms, there are paralogous proteins that have been found to be nonessential but do function in secretion of a subset of exported proteins), with protein MRFLINKIFGTKHERDLKKIYPFVERINVLERECQKLSDSELRNKTAEFKARLASGTRLDDLLCEAFAVVKNACRRLAGTKIMVCDHELTWDMVPFDMQLVGGIVLHQGKIAEMATGEGKTLVATMPLYLNALAGENVHLVTVNDYLARRDSQWMGTVYQYLGLTVG; from the coding sequence ATGCGTTTTCTTATCAACAAGATTTTCGGGACCAAGCACGAGCGGGATTTGAAGAAAATTTACCCCTTCGTGGAGCGCATCAACGTCCTTGAGCGCGAATGCCAGAAACTGAGCGATTCCGAACTGCGGAACAAAACCGCCGAATTCAAGGCGCGGCTCGCCTCCGGGACCAGGCTTGACGACCTGCTTTGCGAGGCTTTTGCGGTTGTCAAAAACGCCTGCCGCCGCCTGGCGGGGACAAAAATAATGGTTTGCGACCACGAACTGACGTGGGACATGGTTCCTTTTGACATGCAGCTGGTCGGCGGCATTGTTTTGCACCAGGGCAAGATCGCCGAAATGGCGACCGGCGAGGGCAAAACCCTGGTGGCGACCATGCCGCTTTACCTCAACGCGCTGGCCGGTGAAAACGTCCACCTGGTAACGGTCAACGATTATCTGGCGCGGCGCGATTCCCAATGGATGGGCACGGTGTATCAATACCTGGGCCTGACGGTCGGCTG
- a CDS encoding protein kinase, translating to MNEHLQSTVVMEKPPAAGKEPPAAGKNGGRTADAEFEELIGNYRQLIRKRNIPYPVAYRFVKELGHGRQGVVFMAERHGARGCQTYHAIKLFDPGIYSSAPVYWTDMGRIAQQISTLQPINNVNLVSCDFYEECNGIGYLHMEAIDGIDLQFLIDGKHINMARARSTEEEWKRFLQVVFRVENNRVSLQPGFASYVMRNVLRGLIVLHEHGFIHGDIKPTNIMLDIQGRVKLVDFGRAVRIGEKVNILLGSPLFMAPEVHRRDPGCLQADLFSAGLVGLEMLVGGQITAMMNYNEKELIDFKTTLASRIKDWLPPDVLKNIELVNVFKHLLEPDMANRFASAKEAESGAQSFATARLWLRDYERETEYERELENYLRKLTDEDTGALNPHFGADNLTAIIITQ from the coding sequence ATGAACGAACATCTCCAGAGCACCGTAGTCATGGAAAAACCGCCCGCGGCGGGAAAAGAGCCACCGGCCGCCGGAAAAAACGGCGGACGGACGGCGGACGCCGAATTTGAGGAGCTGATCGGCAATTACCGCCAGTTGATCCGGAAACGGAACATCCCCTACCCGGTGGCCTACCGCTTCGTCAAGGAACTGGGACACGGACGGCAGGGCGTCGTTTTCATGGCTGAACGGCACGGCGCCCGGGGCTGCCAGACCTACCACGCCATCAAACTGTTTGACCCCGGCATTTATTCGTCCGCGCCGGTCTACTGGACCGACATGGGACGCATCGCCCAGCAGATTTCAACCCTGCAGCCGATCAACAACGTCAACCTGGTCTCCTGCGATTTTTACGAGGAATGCAACGGTATCGGCTACCTGCACATGGAGGCCATTGACGGCATTGACCTCCAGTTTCTGATTGACGGCAAACACATCAACATGGCCCGCGCCCGCAGCACCGAAGAAGAGTGGAAACGGTTTCTGCAGGTTGTTTTCCGCGTGGAAAACAACCGGGTCAGCCTGCAGCCGGGGTTCGCTTCCTACGTCATGCGCAACGTGCTCCGGGGGCTGATCGTTCTGCACGAACATGGATTCATCCACGGCGACATCAAACCGACCAACATCATGCTTGATATCCAGGGCCGGGTTAAACTGGTTGATTTCGGCCGCGCGGTCCGCATCGGCGAAAAGGTGAATATCCTGCTGGGCAGTCCTCTTTTCATGGCCCCCGAAGTTCACCGCCGCGACCCCGGCTGCCTGCAGGCGGATTTGTTCAGCGCCGGACTGGTCGGCCTGGAAATGCTGGTCGGCGGACAGATCACCGCCATGATGAATTACAATGAAAAAGAGCTGATAGATTTCAAGACCACGCTGGCCTCCAGAATAAAGGACTGGCTGCCGCCCGACGTCCTTAAAAACATTGAGCTCGTAAACGTTTTCAAGCATCTGCTTGAGCCGGACATGGCGAACCGTTTCGCGAGCGCCAAGGAGGCCGAATCCGGGGCCCAGAGTTTTGCAACCGCCCGCCTCTGGCTGCGGGACTACGAGCGCGAAACCGAGTACGAACGGGAACTGGAAAACTATCTGCGCAAGCTTACCGACGAGGATACCGGCGCCTTGAACCCGCACTTCGGCGCCGACAACCTGACGGCCATCATCATCACGCAATGA
- a CDS encoding flavoprotein, with amino-acid sequence MSKQPKILLGVTGSIAAYKAAELVRLMKKKGWLVSVVMTKPATRFVGELTFQTLSQNPVLIDEFERKEQWNPSHVSLAEWADILVVAPCTANVIAKMAHGLADDAMTAAVLACRAPLVIAPAMNENMWRHPATQDNLRLLKRRGAIIMNPESGPLACGWTGAGRLAALETIMAAVEKICKASVLRGREKT; translated from the coding sequence ATGTCAAAACAACCTAAAATATTGCTGGGCGTAACCGGGTCAATTGCGGCCTATAAAGCCGCAGAACTTGTGCGGCTGATGAAAAAAAAAGGCTGGCTCGTTTCCGTGGTTATGACCAAGCCGGCAACTCGGTTTGTCGGCGAGTTGACCTTCCAGACGCTTTCCCAGAACCCGGTGTTAATTGACGAATTTGAAAGGAAGGAACAATGGAATCCTTCCCACGTTTCGCTGGCGGAGTGGGCCGATATTCTGGTGGTTGCCCCCTGCACGGCAAACGTTATCGCGAAAATGGCGCATGGCCTGGCGGATGACGCCATGACCGCGGCGGTTTTGGCCTGCCGGGCGCCCCTTGTAATTGCGCCGGCCATGAATGAAAACATGTGGCGGCACCCCGCCACGCAGGATAACCTCCGTCTTCTCAAGAGGCGCGGAGCCATAATTATGAATCCTGAAAGCGGCCCGCTCGCCTGCGGCTGGACTGGCGCCGGCCGGCTTGCCGCGCTGGAAACAATCATGGCGGCGGTTGAGAAAATATGTAAGGCCTCAGTTTTGAGGGGGAGAGAGAAAACGTAG
- a CDS encoding zinc-binding dehydrogenase, translating into MKAIVVTAPDKLKLKDLPMPVPAPGQARIRTMACGICATDLEMIAGWERTSFPAIPGHEWSGIVDAVGQGGDQAIIGRHCVGENVLHDGGEVGFEHPGGYAGYFLTETDKLHFLPDDFPMAAAALIEPLAVATRALRRFRLTDKSSALVIGDGPLGLLLTILLKRAGVCGVTVTGGRENRLALAARLGAERTLNYHHFRDGGTGVVRKALGMSFPNIIEASGSAAAANMAVELASGMARVLFVGDYKKARTDFIWNHLLINELELIGSNASAQAWPEAVRTALAVQKSLSELISAEYPAGQFAAAFDALKHNRGLIKVILRRDR; encoded by the coding sequence ATGAAAGCCATTGTCGTTACCGCTCCCGATAAATTGAAATTAAAAGACCTGCCCATGCCGGTTCCGGCGCCGGGGCAGGCCAGAATCAGGACCATGGCCTGCGGTATTTGCGCCACGGACTTGGAAATGATTGCCGGCTGGGAAAGGACATCTTTTCCCGCCATTCCCGGGCATGAATGGTCCGGGATCGTGGATGCTGTCGGCCAAGGCGGCGACCAAGCCATAATCGGAAGACACTGCGTCGGCGAAAACGTTTTGCATGACGGCGGCGAAGTTGGATTTGAGCATCCGGGCGGATATGCCGGATATTTTCTTACGGAAACAGACAAGCTTCATTTTCTGCCGGATGATTTTCCGATGGCAGCGGCCGCGTTGATCGAGCCGCTGGCCGTGGCCACCCGGGCATTGCGGCGTTTCCGCTTAACGGATAAAAGTTCGGCCCTGGTCATTGGCGACGGGCCGCTCGGGTTGTTGCTGACAATCTTGCTGAAGCGCGCCGGGGTTTGCGGCGTTACCGTAACGGGGGGGCGTGAAAATCGGCTGGCCTTGGCGGCCCGGCTGGGGGCGGAACGCACGTTGAATTATCATCACTTCCGTGATGGCGGGACCGGGGTGGTCAGGAAAGCGTTGGGAATGTCTTTCCCGAACATAATTGAAGCCAGCGGTTCCGCGGCGGCCGCGAACATGGCGGTTGAATTGGCCTCCGGAATGGCCCGGGTATTGTTTGTCGGCGACTATAAAAAGGCGCGGACGGATTTCATCTGGAATCATCTGCTCATAAATGAGCTTGAATTGATCGGCAGCAATGCCAGCGCCCAGGCCTGGCCCGAAGCCGTCCGGACCGCGCTGGCCGTCCAGAAAAGTTTATCGGAATTGATCAGCGCGGAATATCCGGCCGGACAATTTGCCGCCGCGTTTGACGCCCTGAAGCACAACCGCGGTCTTATCAAGGTCATATTACGCAGGGATAGATGA
- a CDS encoding M48 family metallopeptidase has protein sequence MFLTFFFIAAVVLIILAVYTALAFLFLNKPPAADTDLFASIKRLWNPVLFAGTAGGTLLVILTGTLYKISALSTGGEAVARMFGAKPVNPQTSAPAERRLLNVVEEMAIASGLPAPRVYLLDEDSINAFAAGFSPRDAIIGVTRGCMNLLTRDELQGVIAHEFSHVLNGDMRLNLRLMGVLHGLLLISLIGWWIFRISARPSGASFGGSTRKKGGNTAGLLLAGLCLMIIGYIGVLFGRLIKSAVSRQREFLADAAAVQFTRNPGGIAGALKKIGGFASGGRISHPNAEEASHLFFADGLNRALFTLMSTHPPLPERIRRIDPSFDGKFSAALSSTAAVMEDEAAPVSALAAKPAAAGRPAARAIRLDPDKTSEMVGRMDAEILQQTSRWLALLPPAIRAAAHDPAGAQALITAVLLSRDNAIRASQLHYLENNADKKIHEKMLALMPDVQKTPPESFLALSDLAMTAIRTLPRDELADFTARLRYLTESDGTITLFEYMIQARAAGQIRNWRQKTGYNFHAFDFHHHLPAMVVVLSTFAYYGHGGDDRAAEQSFREGMRKIPRAEKTQILPKDQCGLQQVDRALAGLSAASPRIRKHFIDACCACVAHDNLVNASEAELLRAAAAILDCPIPPFLPSDLTSSANTRL, from the coding sequence ATGTTCCTGACATTTTTCTTTATCGCCGCGGTCGTTTTAATTATTCTGGCCGTCTACACCGCGCTCGCTTTTCTTTTCCTTAATAAACCGCCGGCGGCGGACACCGACCTGTTTGCAAGCATAAAACGTCTCTGGAATCCTGTTTTATTCGCGGGAACCGCCGGCGGCACCCTGCTCGTAATTTTAACCGGAACTCTTTATAAAATCAGCGCGCTGTCAACGGGCGGCGAGGCGGTTGCCCGCATGTTCGGCGCAAAGCCGGTCAACCCGCAGACTTCCGCTCCGGCCGAACGGCGACTGCTGAATGTCGTGGAAGAAATGGCCATCGCTTCCGGGTTGCCGGCGCCGCGGGTCTATTTGCTGGATGAAGACAGCATCAACGCTTTCGCCGCCGGTTTTTCGCCGCGCGACGCCATTATCGGCGTTACGCGCGGATGCATGAACCTTCTGACCCGCGACGAATTGCAGGGGGTCATCGCCCATGAATTCAGTCATGTCCTCAACGGCGATATGCGTCTCAACCTCCGCCTGATGGGCGTTTTGCACGGCCTCCTGCTGATCAGCCTTATCGGCTGGTGGATTTTCAGGATATCGGCGCGACCTTCCGGGGCCAGTTTCGGCGGGTCAACCCGCAAAAAGGGCGGCAACACGGCCGGCCTGCTCCTGGCCGGACTCTGCCTGATGATCATCGGATACATCGGCGTGCTTTTCGGGCGGCTGATCAAGTCGGCCGTCTCGCGCCAGCGCGAATTTCTGGCCGACGCGGCGGCGGTCCAATTCACCCGCAACCCGGGAGGCATTGCAGGCGCTCTCAAAAAAATAGGCGGTTTTGCCTCCGGCGGACGGATCAGCCATCCGAATGCGGAAGAAGCATCGCACCTCTTTTTCGCCGACGGATTAAACCGCGCTCTTTTCACCCTGATGTCCACCCACCCCCCCCTCCCGGAAAGAATTCGCCGGATTGACCCGTCCTTTGACGGAAAATTTTCCGCCGCATTATCATCAACGGCGGCAGTCATGGAAGACGAGGCCGCCCCCGTCTCCGCTCTGGCCGCCAAGCCCGCCGCGGCCGGCCGCCCGGCCGCCCGGGCTATTCGTCTTGATCCGGATAAAACCAGCGAAATGGTCGGCCGCATGGATGCGGAAATCCTGCAACAGACAAGCCGGTGGCTGGCCCTGCTTCCGCCCGCAATCCGCGCCGCGGCCCATGACCCGGCGGGGGCGCAGGCGCTGATCACGGCCGTGCTCCTCTCCCGCGATAACGCAATCCGCGCCTCCCAGCTGCATTACCTGGAAAACAACGCGGACAAAAAAATACATGAAAAAATGCTGGCCTTAATGCCGGATGTTCAAAAGACGCCCCCGGAAAGTTTCCTGGCGCTCTCCGACCTGGCCATGACGGCCATAAGAACTTTGCCGCGGGATGAGTTGGCGGATTTTACCGCCCGCCTGCGGTATCTGACGGAATCCGACGGAACCATTACCCTTTTTGAATACATGATTCAGGCCCGGGCCGCGGGCCAGATAAGAAACTGGCGTCAAAAAACCGGTTATAATTTTCACGCGTTTGATTTTCATCATCATCTGCCGGCCATGGTTGTCGTGCTTTCCACCTTTGCATATTACGGCCACGGCGGAGACGACCGCGCGGCGGAACAGTCCTTCCGGGAAGGCATGCGGAAAATTCCCCGCGCGGAAAAAACGCAAATCCTGCCGAAGGACCAATGCGGGCTGCAGCAGGTTGACCGGGCGCTGGCCGGCTTAAGCGCGGCTTCCCCGCGAATCAGGAAGCATTTCATTGACGCCTGCTGCGCGTGCGTCGCGCACGACAACCTGGTAAACGCGAGCGAGGCCGAGCTCTTGCGCGCCGCGGCCGCCATCCTTGACTGCCCCATCCCGCCGTTTCTGCCGTCAGATTTAACCTCCTCCGCCAATACGCGGTTATGA
- a CDS encoding DUF6036 family nucleotidyltransferase, giving the protein MDKSRLLEYLKALDETLSEKTELVVYGSAAFILLDEDSRTSLDIDVAAPYSRVNYPAFCRAAESSGLPVNPPEDTLRDHIEWIPPLRLCLKKPSPDDEVVLWRGKRLTVKTVSAADLIASKLIRYDPIDQADIQYVLRMSRISFEHIQAAASALPAPFNTNPLVLENLENLKNDLRMWMEKKP; this is encoded by the coding sequence ATGGATAAAAGCCGGCTACTTGAATATTTAAAAGCGCTGGATGAGACGCTCTCCGAAAAAACCGAGTTGGTCGTCTACGGAAGCGCCGCTTTTATTCTGTTGGATGAAGACAGCCGGACAAGCCTGGATATTGACGTTGCGGCGCCGTATTCACGAGTAAATTATCCGGCTTTCTGCCGCGCGGCAGAAAGCTCCGGGTTGCCAGTGAACCCGCCGGAGGATACTTTGCGCGACCATATTGAATGGATACCTCCCTTGCGTTTATGCCTCAAAAAACCGAGCCCGGATGACGAGGTCGTGCTTTGGCGCGGGAAACGTTTAACGGTTAAGACCGTTTCCGCCGCCGACCTTATCGCCAGCAAGCTTATCCGCTATGACCCGATAGATCAGGCTGATATCCAGTATGTCCTCAGAATGTCCCGCATCTCGTTTGAACACATCCAGGCGGCCGCGTCCGCTTTACCGGCGCCTTTTAACACGAACCCGCTGGTGCTGGAGAACCTTGAAAATTTGAAAAATGATCTGCGCATGTGGATGGAAAAAAAGCCATGA
- a CDS encoding LemA family protein, with translation MIITVASIILVVLAVFVIARYNRLVALRNRFRNGFAQIDVQLKRRYDLIPNLVETAKGYIQHERGTLEAVTAARNQAAAAGQKAASNPGDVSAIKGLMGAETVLTGALGRLFAVVEAYPDLKANQTMQTLMEELTSTENKISFARQSYNDAVMTYNTARESFPDLLIAGPFGFKEAQLFEITRPEEKEAPRVSFESKTP, from the coding sequence ATGATTATCACTGTCGCATCTATTATCCTCGTTGTCCTGGCCGTTTTCGTGATCGCCAGGTACAACAGACTGGTCGCCCTGCGCAACCGTTTCAGGAACGGTTTTGCCCAGATTGACGTCCAGCTGAAACGCCGCTACGACCTGATTCCCAATTTGGTTGAGACCGCAAAAGGTTACATCCAGCACGAGCGCGGAACCCTGGAAGCGGTTACCGCCGCCCGCAACCAGGCGGCCGCGGCCGGCCAGAAGGCGGCTTCCAATCCGGGCGATGTATCCGCGATCAAGGGGTTGATGGGGGCCGAAACGGTCCTGACCGGAGCCCTCGGACGTCTGTTCGCGGTGGTGGAGGCCTATCCCGACCTGAAGGCGAACCAGACCATGCAGACCCTGATGGAAGAATTAACCTCAACCGAAAATAAAATCTCGTTTGCGCGCCAGTCTTACAACGACGCGGTCATGACCTATAATACCGCGCGCGAATCGTTTCCCGACCTGCTGATCGCGGGCCCCTTTGGTTTCAAAGAAGCCCAGCTCTTTGAAATCACCAGGCCCGAGGAAAAGGAAGCGCCCAGGGTGTCGTTTGAAAGCAAAACCCCGTGA
- a CDS encoding phosphopantothenoylcysteine decarboxylase, translating to MKIIVTAGPTREPIDPVRFIGNRSSGKMGYAVAAAALRRGHSVVLISGPVAIAPPAGVKLRKVVTAREMLADVRSRLPWCDALVMTAAVADWRPAVCARMKIKKTGEGALLRLKPNPDILKAVAPRKGRRIFVGFAAETGRLRTEALRKLREKKLDMIVANDVGRPDSGFEAETNRVVLFSAGGEETQLPLMAKTKIAARIIKWIERRQSRGVMADNCACAERAESV from the coding sequence ATGAAAATTATCGTCACCGCCGGGCCGACGCGCGAGCCGATTGATCCGGTGCGCTTTATCGGCAACCGTTCCAGCGGCAAAATGGGATACGCTGTCGCCGCGGCCGCGCTCCGGCGCGGACATTCCGTGGTTTTAATTTCCGGGCCGGTTGCGATTGCGCCGCCGGCCGGCGTAAAACTCCGCAAAGTCGTTACCGCGCGCGAAATGCTTGCGGACGTCCGATCCCGCCTGCCGTGGTGCGACGCCCTGGTCATGACGGCGGCGGTGGCCGACTGGCGGCCGGCCGTTTGCGCAAGGATGAAAATCAAAAAAACGGGGGAGGGCGCCTTGCTCCGGCTCAAACCCAACCCGGATATTCTCAAGGCGGTCGCCCCCCGGAAGGGAAGGAGAATTTTTGTCGGCTTTGCGGCGGAAACCGGCCGTTTGCGCACGGAAGCCCTGCGCAAATTGCGGGAGAAAAAACTGGACATGATCGTCGCCAACGATGTCGGCCGGCCGGATTCCGGCTTTGAAGCCGAAACCAACCGGGTGGTCTTGTTTTCTGCCGGCGGGGAAGAAACGCAATTGCCGCTGATGGCGAAGACAAAAATTGCCGCGCGGATAATCAAATGGATTGAGCGGCGGCAAAGCCGCGGCGTTATGGCGGACAATTGCGCGTGTGCGGAAAGGGCAGAAAGCGTATGA
- a CDS encoding MBL fold metallo-hydrolase yields MKTGKALVGDVDECRLKKGECAVWWLGQHGFIVKLGKKNLCFDLFLSPLKGRRIKPLLKPDVITNADLIFGSHDHADHIDRGIWPLLAKSSPQAKFVVPELLLRSLARDLKIPANRFVGLDDNRSVETGGVKISGIAAAHEFLDRDPRTGRYPYLGYIVERDGLAVYHAGDTCRYEGLETKLRRWQFNVIFLPINGRDAKRLSSNCIGNMTYQEAADLAGAVAPHLTIPAHFDMFAGNREDPQLFVDYMRVKYPSLKTLVCGYGKRLILKRP; encoded by the coding sequence ATGAAAACAGGAAAAGCGCTGGTTGGAGACGTTGATGAATGCCGGTTGAAGAAAGGCGAATGCGCCGTATGGTGGCTGGGCCAGCATGGGTTTATCGTCAAGCTGGGCAAAAAAAACCTGTGCTTTGACCTTTTTTTGTCGCCGCTTAAGGGGCGCAGGATAAAACCGCTTCTCAAGCCCGATGTTATAACCAACGCCGATTTGATTTTCGGCAGTCATGACCATGCGGACCATATTGACCGCGGAATTTGGCCGCTTTTGGCGAAGTCGTCGCCGCAAGCAAAATTTGTGGTCCCCGAACTGCTGTTGCGTTCCCTGGCGCGCGATTTGAAAATCCCGGCCAATCGGTTTGTCGGGTTGGATGATAACCGGAGCGTTGAGACCGGCGGCGTGAAAATATCGGGCATAGCGGCGGCGCATGAATTTCTTGACCGCGATCCCCGCACCGGGCGTTATCCATATCTTGGATACATTGTTGAACGGGACGGTCTGGCTGTTTATCATGCCGGCGACACTTGCCGCTACGAAGGCCTGGAAACCAAATTACGCCGGTGGCAATTCAATGTTATCTTTCTCCCGATCAACGGCCGGGATGCGAAACGGCTGTCATCCAACTGCATCGGAAACATGACTTATCAGGAAGCGGCTGACCTGGCCGGGGCAGTGGCGCCGCATCTGACGATCCCTGCGCATTTTGACATGTTCGCCGGGAACAGGGAAGACCCGCAATTGTTCGTGGATTATATGCGCGTGAAATATCCATCGTTAAAAACTCTCGTTTGCGGCTATGGAAAACGTTTGATCCTCAAGCGCCCTTGA